Proteins co-encoded in one Lates calcarifer isolate ASB-BC8 linkage group LG17, TLL_Latcal_v3, whole genome shotgun sequence genomic window:
- the LOC108881292 gene encoding guanine nucleotide-binding protein subunit beta-4 gives MSELEQLRQEAEQLRNQIRDARKACSDSTLSQITAGLDSVGRIQMRTRRTLRGHLAKIYAMHWGSDSRLLVSASQDGKLIIWDSYTTNKMHAIPLRSSWVMTCAYAPSGNYVACGGLDNICSIYSLKTREGNVRVTRELPGHTGYLSCCRFLDDNQILTSSGDTTCALWDIETGQQATTFTGHTGDVMSLSLSPDYKTFVSGACDATSKLWDIRDGMCRQSFTGHVSDINAVSFFPNGNAFGTGSDDATCRLFDLRADQELMMYSHDNIICGITSVAFSKSGRLLLAGYDDFNCNVWDTLKGERAGVLAGHDNRVSCLGVTEDGMAVATGSWDSFLRIWN, from the exons ATGAGCGAGCTGGAACAGTTGCGGCAGGAAGCCGAGCAACTACGCAATCAGATCCGG gaTGCCAGGAAAGCCTGCAGTGACTCCACTCTGTCACAG ATCACAGCTGGTCTGGACTCAGTGGGCCGGATACAGATGCGGACGCGACGCACTCTCAGGGGCCACCTGGCCAAGATCTATGCAATGCACTGGGGAAGCGACTCCAG GTTACTTGTCAGTGCCTCGCAAGATGGAAAGCTAATCATCTGGGACAGCTACACAACAAATAAG ATGCATGCCATCCCACTGCGCTCTTCCTGGGTGATGACGTGCGCCTACGCCCCCTCCGGGAACTATGTGGCCTGCGGAGGCCTGGACAACATCTGCTCCATATACAGCCTGAAGACCCGCGAAGGCAACGTGCGCGTTACCCGAGAGCTACCTGGACACACAG GTTATTTGTCCTGCTGTCGTTTCTTGGATGACAACCAGATACTGACCAGCTCTGGAGACACCACCTG tgcattgtgggacatAGAGACAGGCCAGCAGGCCACCACCTTCACTGGCCACACAGGCGATGTGATGAGTTTGTCTCTAAGCCCGGACTACAAGACCTTTGTGTCAGGAGCCTGTGACGCCACCTCCAAGCTGTGGGACATCCGCGATGGCATGTGCAGGCAATCCTTCACCGGCCACGTGTCCGACATCAACGCTGTCAGC TTTTTCCCCAATGGGAATGCCTTTGGCACAGGCTCAGATGACGCCACCTGCAGGCTGTTTGACCTGCGTGCCGACCAGGAGCTGATGATGTACAGCCATGACAACATCATCTGTGGCATTACCTCTGTGGCTTTCTCCAAGAGTGGCCGTCTGCTCCTGGCCGGCTACGATGACTTCAACTGCAACGTCTGGGACACTCTGAAAGGCGAACGCGCAG GTGTACTAGCGGGCCACGACAACAGAGTGAGTTGTTTAGGAGTGACAGAAGATGGCATGGCTGTGGCCACCGGCTCCTGGGACAGTTTCCTCCGGATCTGGAACTAA